Below is a genomic region from Staphylococcus carnosus.
AAAAATGAGTTTAATAACGAAAATAGAGACTTTGTAATAACAGAGCAATATTTAAATATGAAAAAAGTAATGAAAGAATATATTTCTAGTTAAAAAGGTCATTGAAATGTAGTATCAGGGCAAAAAACTCATCTCGAAATTTTCGACTTTTTTAAGCTTTTATATTAAATAGAAATGAAATATTACTATTTAATATGTACTATAAATGTCAAAAGACAACTCATCTTTCAAGATGAGTTGTCTTTTGTATGCTACTTTATTGTTATCTTACTTCCAACATCTATGTTAGGAACCTCTGTATCTTCTAAATATAATGTCCCTGATTGTTCCGCTTCCGTACTACCATCAAATTTCAATGTAATATGACCCAAGTTATTTAAATTTTTATTCACTGCATTACCAACTTTAGTAATCTCAAAAGTTTGATCATCAATAATTAATTTATTTGTTTCTGTAATATCTTCTTCAACAGGATTTACATTGATAATATAGCAATAATCTTCTAACTCTGCCGGCGCATTACTGCCGAATAGAATCACCATTTTTTCTTCAGCAAATGCATTTGCGTCCTGTCCTAAATTAATAACTTCAGTTTGGTACATAAATATGACTCCTTTATATCTTTTTATTTATTTTGAGCAAATAGTTATTTATATAATCCGAAACTTGCTAACCAAGCAACGAATACCCTAGGCACACCATTTAAAAATCTTGAATAGAGAACGGAAGGTACACCCACTTCAATTGTTTTTGTTTCTGCTTCTGCCAGCCCTAAACCAACAGGAATGAAGTCAGCAGCGTTTTGTGTATTGATTGCGAATAAAGCAGGTAATGCCAAATTAGGAGGGATATTTCCTTTTCCAATTTCAACGCCAATTAGTGTTCCTAGTACTTGTCCGATTACACCGCCAGGTCCTAATAATGGACTTAAGAAAGGTAAGGAACAAATGAAACCGATTGCCATTAATCCCCAAATATTTCCTGCTAATGGAGACATAATTTTAGCGAACAAATCTCCTATACCAGATCCTTGAATAATCCCGATTAATAATGCTACAAACCCCATGAATGGTATAACAGTAAAGAGCATAGTTTCTACTGCATCTCTAGCGGCTTGGTAGAACGTATTAATAACCTTACCTGCAGCTAAACCGATTTTTGTTAATAAACTTTTATTTTCTTGTTCGGCACGTGTTTCCATGATTTTTTTATCTTTAGAATATTTAGGCGTGCTTTCACTTTCTTTTTCACCTTGCTCTTTAGTAGCAGCAATTGTATTATTGTTCTCTGTAGATTCTTCAGAAAACGGAGAAACTTGTTCAACTCCTACGTTAGAAACATAAATGTTTTCAGTAATATATTGTCTTAAAGGACCACTTTTTCCTGTTGCCATAATATTGATTGTTGGAATTCCTTTTTTTGGATAAATACCACATCTTAAAGTACCGCCACAATCAATAATTACTGCCATAATTTCTTCTTCAGGAACAGAAGTTTCGAACCCATTGACTGGTTCAGCTCCTGTAATATCAGCAATTTTATCTACAATTTCAGGGCGATGGCCCCCTGTGATATAAACAAGCTTATTTTTTTCGCCTGTTACACCAATAATTAATGGACCTCCAAAACCACCAGAACCTTTTACAATTTTAGCCTTTTCATTCATAGCAGCTCACCTTATCCTTCCATTTTAACTTCAGTACTTAATTTAACGTTTTGTTGTTTTTCTACATAACTTGTTGTAAAGTCTGTAATCCAACCGCCAATGAAGTTCATAACTAAACCAACAAGGAGGTATCGTACAGCTAAATCTGCTGTTGGTAATCCTAGCTTTTCAATACCATGAGCGATTCCTAAGAAAATAAACAATTCAGCCGGGTTAATATGTGGAAAAATACCATTACTTGTATGTGCGAATTGCGCAGCGGAAGCAAAATAACTTGGTTTGTACTTTTCAGGCATAAATCTTCCTAATGAGTGAACCATTGGATTAGCTAACATAAATGAACCTAAAAATGGTAAAACTAAATATCTCATTAGTGGGTTCTTAGATGACTTTGTGGCAATAGTATTAATACGATCTTCACCAATTAATTGGATTAACGTATTCATAGCAATTAATAACATTAACACTAAAGGTACAATAGAACCCATCCAGTCAATAAACGTATCTGCTCCTGTTTGGAATAATTTGATAAAACCTTCAGCGAATTTAACGATGTAATCCATTTTTTAATCCCCTTTCGTTTTTAAATATACGATTTACTTTGTTTACTACCTTCATAATAGGAGAAGGTATTTTTTCGATTGTGCCACCGTTTTGAATAACATTAAATGTGTGTTGAGCATCTAATATAGCTTTAATCAGTAATTTATTGTATTTAGTTAAATCTGTATCTTTGAGCTTTTTGATTTTTTTACCTTCTAACCCTTTGAGCTTTTTAATTTTGGAAAATACAGTAACACCTTGCATATATCGTGCATCTTCTATTTCATTTTTATTATTGAGTTGAAGTAAAACAAGCGTTCCTGCTTTAAAGATTGAAGGCCGTCTTCCGATAGCTACTCTGCCTTTAGAACGTAATTCAGTATAATGCTTGGTAAAATGTTTGATCTGTAAGAATCCTAAACCGTATTGAATTACAAAACCCACAGCAGCTAAAATAATTAACATAATAATAAACACGATTAATCCCTCATCTCTTCGTTTAATAAATATACAAAATCCTCAAAATCAGTCTGATTTGTAATTTTCTTTGTTAAATACATGTTCTTAGTGATACTTAATACTTCTTCATAAATTCTGATTAATAAAGCTTCATTATTTATAGTTTTTGGCGTAGCAATTAATATAACCATTTTCAAGTCGGGGTAACTTTTGATTGTATTATCTAACAAGGCTACTTTGATTTGGATACCTTCCATTGAATGAGTAGCGTGAGGAAAACCCACAGCTTTATTTATTGTGGATTTTAATATTTCGCGCTCTATAATCGTTTGATCAAACTTACTATCTACGCGTTGCTCATCAATCATTTCTGAAGCTAAAAACTGAATAACTGAATAATAGTCATCGGCATCTGATAAATGATAAAAATCTCGTTCATTAATAAAATCTAATATTACGCTTCTATTAAAGACTTCTTTATTGCTAATATCTTTATAAATCAAAAATTGTTCAATGCGAAGCTTGAAGTGTTTTTCATTAAAGACATTTTCAATATATATAATTTTATTGAACAAACGATTTAGCGGTTGAGTAGAAATAATGAAATCATATTCAGATTCCACGATACTCAAATCAGCTTTTTCAATAGCTTCAATGGAAATATCTTTTCCAAATATTTTATAAAGATAACTAGAAAGCAATTTGATAGTACTTAGGCCGCCATCTGTATAAATACCTATATTTTTCATATCTGAAAATCTTTGCTCTAATTGTTCCAAATATACACTGAAATATATTGTTAAAAACCCTAATTCAGGTTTTGAAATAGATAATCCTGTATATTTAGTAATACTATCACCTAAGATTTTTGAAAGTTCAAAGGCAAATGGAAATTGAATATCCATTTCAGCAGAAACATTATTTTCTAACTTAATATTAAAAATCAATCTATTGATAAGATGCTTGATGTGAAGTTTAATATCTTTGTTGAATAGATTTTCATCTATTTGGATATCGAAATATCTTTTTACATCTCTAATGGTATTGTTAATTATTTTCATAATGAGTTTTTCATCTGATTCATTAATTATTTCTTCCATTAGTGAAGCTCTTCTGCCTAAAAGTTGTATAGCAATAAGAAGAAGTTCGTAATTTGAAGTACTACTTGTATAAGTTTGAGATATATACTCATTTAGAAAATTCAAGGTATTAAATTCATTGGATTTAAAAATGGCTGTATCTGTATTTTTAAAGCTATCTTTTTCAATGAATTTGTGTTTGCTTAGTCTAAGCAATGTAATTTTGATTGAATTTTGAAGGTTGAAAAAGGTTTGAGTATCCAGATTCATAGTGTTTTTAAGATTATCTAATTTTTCGTTTAAAGGTTGAGGTAATTCTTCCTCATTGAGAATTTTCGGCAACTTTTCTATTGCAAATTTTCTAATATAAATTTCTTTGCCTTTTAAAGAAATCCCAACATTAGGCTTTCCTATGATTTGTAAATTGTATTCTTTTATTTTTTCTTTAAGTTCTGTTACTAACGTGTTAAGTGCAGTTCTGCTTAAATATAGTTTCTCGCTCAAGTCATCAATAAGAGATATGTCATTTGTAATCAATTCATAGAATAATTTTCCTAAGCGATTTGTTAAAATGCTTTCAGAATCATTATTTAAAAAGCTATCTTTATTCAATTCATCCCAAAATTTTTGATCATCCATAATAGTTAAAACTAAAAGAGAATCTCTTTTTCTGATAGAAAAGATGTTTTCGAATTCTCGATTGATTTGTTTGATATAATTTGTAATTGTTTTTTCTGAAATATCTAATTCAACAGCTGCTTTATCTATTGGTAAATTTGACTTTAATAAAATTTGGACCAACTTAAAGTGTTTTTGATTTAGCGGCATATTATACCCCCTCTATTTATTGGGGATTAACCTCTTGATTTACCGCCTGAAATGTTAATAGTTGTTCCAGTGATATAACTAGATTTGTTTGAACTTAAGTAGCAAACTAAATCAGCTATGTCGGTTAATTTTCCTACTCTTCTTAAAGGAATAGACTTAGAATAATCCCCATTTAATTTTTCTACTGTGGTATTTCTGCAATAAGCTAAAGCATTTTCATATTCAGAAGTTCTTAAACCTGTTTCTTCAATTATTCCAGGGGCAATTGCGACAACATTTATATTGAACTTCCCTAATTCTTTTGCCCAGCTTCTTGTTAATCCAATAAGTGCTGCTTTTGTTCCTGAATATAGACTTTGTCCTTCTGACCCTTCTTGTCCAGCCTCACTTGAAACATTGATAATAGTACCGGAGTTATTTTCGATAAAATGTTCAGCAACTGATTGACTAAACCAAATCGGCCCTTTCAAGTTCACTGCAAACATTAAATCTAAATCTTTTTCATTTATTTCATACTCGGGTTTTTCTTTTTTAGAATCAGTTAGTAGACGAGGTAAGTTGATACCTGCATTATTTACTAGAACATCGATTTTTTTCTCATTTTGAATAACATCTTTAACAGTTTCTGAAACATTTTCTTTGTTAGTTACATCTGTTTGGATAAAATGATAATTTTTATGAGATAAGTCGTTACCTTTAATATCTGCGTTATAAACTACGGCTCCATTATCTAATAACTCTTTTACAATCACGTTTCCGATTCCTGAACTTCCCCCGGTTACAATAATCACTTTGTTTTCAATTTCTAGCCAATTTGACATATGACTGACCTCCAATTAAATTCTTTAATTTCATCTTAAATTAAAGCGCTTTCACAATTAATACACCATTATGTGGAATTTTTGGAAAATGATTGTATTAATTAATGGAGAATAGAGTGAAACTTTTTTATGTCAGCAAATTATATTTTACCATGCGTATTGCAAGTTAATATTAGTAAGTTTTCGAAGTAGAAAAAATAATATTTCCAAATATGTATAATTATAGGAGGAGACTAAATATTTTCTTTTAAAGGGTTAATTTTATATAAAACTAATATTTTATATAAAAGTTCAGTATAATCAAATTATAAAATTTAAAACCGAATAATAAGAGGAAGGTGCAACATGAAAGAACAAGCAAGTTTTGCTCATAAATAAACACCCCTAAATTTGAATTTTGGGGTTCAATTTTAGAGGGTCACTTCAGTACACAAATTGAGATGGTTCTTTTGCTTTTATAAAATAGTCATTTCTCTTTCGGCCATTCCACAATATCCAAACGTAGTTTTTCTCCGATGAGTTCAATATTATTATCTCTTGTGAGATACGGTAATATTTTCTCATTCAGATCAGATTTAACAGTACTCCCATCTGTATAGTAAGCAGGGAAATAGCAACTGATTACTATCATATTATCCTCTACAAGAAGCTTTGTCTTAGCTTCCAGTGAACCGTCGAAAAGAGAAATTTCAGCTTTGATTTCACTCAATTCCTTAGGAGAGTAACCTCCTTTAAATTCTTCAACATAATCTGCTAACACTTTATCACATATACGTTTAGCTGTTTGCCAATCGCTATCGACAGTTAAATGATAATCTACTTCATGCCAATTAATTTGAGTTAAATTAGCGTAATTAGTAAGTGTTTTTTCTAGTAAAATGTGATTTGGAATATTAATCACTTTACCAGTTGGTGATTCAGTTGATAAACCAGCTGCACGTTCTGCAAGTTTAAAGTGTAAAGGAGATATTTTTATAACATCCCCGATATGACCATCAATTTCTACACGATCATATAAACGAAATAGGCGCTTATTTAATAAGAGAACCCATGCGACCAGTTCTACAGCCAATTTTTTGACTGAAAAAATCACAAGTGCTGCAAATAATAAGACGATAACCATCAACGAGTTCATCGCATTAATCCAAGTTGCTGAAAGCAAAATAATAGCGCCAACGATAATAATATTTTTGATAGATCTGCGTAAGAAACGATAAATCTTAAGATCAGAAGCATATGTCTTTAAAAAACGTTGAATAATGAGATGAAGCCAAATTGAAACTACAATAATAAGTACTGTAAATATTATCTTATGAGAAAGGTTTGAAGGGTCGTTTACACTACTCTCAATGTTTTTGAATAGTGTCTTGATAAAATGTTTAATTTGTTCGTCCATACTGATGCTCCTTTCTGATGCTGTTATTGTAGAAACATGCAATATGCAATTAAACGCAGTATATCAGACAGTGAAATATTATACAAAATGGTCCCCTTATTGAATCATTCGGTTAATCTCTACCTCTTTGCATAATTTAATAATCGGTTTTCTTTTGATTCGTGCATAATAAAAGTGTTTAGCAATCTTCTGGGCCAAGAAGTTATCATATTTCTTTTCTTTGTAAATAAGCTCATAGCGTTCGAATTTAATCATAGAAAACACCTACATATTTTTACGTTAAGTGTAAATAACAAGGTAGTCATTTTTTTGACTAGGTAGGATGATAAATTGAGATTATCACTTTGCAATTTTTAAATGGAGGGGAAATGTTTGGAAGAATATAAAGAAAAATATATTGAAAATAAAAATGAAATTACGAGTGCGATTGAGGTTATATTAGAGTATATTAAACAAAGTAAATCAGATTTGAAATTGGGAGAAAACATCTCGGAAATTGAAAAAATTAAAGAAGCTTTTTCAATGAAAGACTTCAAAATCGTAGTTACAGGGAATAATGGTGTTGGGAAATCTACATTTATTAATACGTTAGTAAATCAAAACATACTGCCGATAAAGCCTACGAAAGTATTAACATATATCAAACATTCAGATCTGATACATGGGTTTGAGGTAACGAAACTTTATTTGAAGAACAAAGAAATCATTACAATTGATAACGATAAATTAAATAGATTGAGTGAAAATGATTTAAGTGAAGTTGAATACTTGGAAATTTTTCTGGACTCAAATTTTTTGAAAGAAGATGTTGTTATTGTAGATACACCTAGTATTATGACACTCAGTAAAGTACAAGAAGAAAATATTGATACTCAAATTAAAGAAGCTGCTGCTCATATTTTTTTATGTAGTGCAGACCATGCTGGATGTACAGCAGAAGTAGATTTTATTCAAGATAAAGAACAATATTTAAACAAAACAT
It encodes:
- a CDS encoding PTS glucitol/sorbitol transporter subunit IIA, coding for MYQTEVINLGQDANAFAEEKMVILFGSNAPAELEDYCYIINVNPVEEDITETNKLIIDDQTFEITKVGNAVNKNLNNLGHITLKFDGSTEAEQSGTLYLEDTEVPNIDVGSKITIK
- a CDS encoding PTS glucitol/sorbitol transporter subunit IIB; its protein translation is MNEKAKIVKGSGGFGGPLIIGVTGEKNKLVYITGGHRPEIVDKIADITGAEPVNGFETSVPEEEIMAVIIDCGGTLRCGIYPKKGIPTINIMATGKSGPLRQYITENIYVSNVGVEQVSPFSEESTENNNTIAATKEQGEKESESTPKYSKDKKIMETRAEQENKSLLTKIGLAAGKVINTFYQAARDAVETMLFTVIPFMGFVALLIGIIQGSGIGDLFAKIMSPLAGNIWGLMAIGFICSLPFLSPLLGPGGVIGQVLGTLIGVEIGKGNIPPNLALPALFAINTQNAADFIPVGLGLAEAETKTIEVGVPSVLYSRFLNGVPRVFVAWLASFGLYK
- a CDS encoding PTS glucitol/sorbitol transporter subunit IIC, whose amino-acid sequence is MDYIVKFAEGFIKLFQTGADTFIDWMGSIVPLVLMLLIAMNTLIQLIGEDRINTIATKSSKNPLMRYLVLPFLGSFMLANPMVHSLGRFMPEKYKPSYFASAAQFAHTSNGIFPHINPAELFIFLGIAHGIEKLGLPTADLAVRYLLVGLVMNFIGGWITDFTTSYVEKQQNVKLSTEVKMEG
- a CDS encoding transcriptional regulator GutM — protein: MFIIMLIILAAVGFVIQYGLGFLQIKHFTKHYTELRSKGRVAIGRRPSIFKAGTLVLLQLNNKNEIEDARYMQGVTVFSKIKKLKGLEGKKIKKLKDTDLTKYNKLLIKAILDAQHTFNVIQNGGTIEKIPSPIMKVVNKVNRIFKNERGLKNGLHR
- a CDS encoding BglG family transcription antiterminator, whose protein sequence is MPLNQKHFKLVQILLKSNLPIDKAAVELDISEKTITNYIKQINREFENIFSIRKRDSLLVLTIMDDQKFWDELNKDSFLNNDSESILTNRLGKLFYELITNDISLIDDLSEKLYLSRTALNTLVTELKEKIKEYNLQIIGKPNVGISLKGKEIYIRKFAIEKLPKILNEEELPQPLNEKLDNLKNTMNLDTQTFFNLQNSIKITLLRLSKHKFIEKDSFKNTDTAIFKSNEFNTLNFLNEYISQTYTSSTSNYELLLIAIQLLGRRASLMEEIINESDEKLIMKIINNTIRDVKRYFDIQIDENLFNKDIKLHIKHLINRLIFNIKLENNVSAEMDIQFPFAFELSKILGDSITKYTGLSISKPELGFLTIYFSVYLEQLEQRFSDMKNIGIYTDGGLSTIKLLSSYLYKIFGKDISIEAIEKADLSIVESEYDFIISTQPLNRLFNKIIYIENVFNEKHFKLRIEQFLIYKDISNKEVFNRSVILDFINERDFYHLSDADDYYSVIQFLASEMIDEQRVDSKFDQTIIEREILKSTINKAVGFPHATHSMEGIQIKVALLDNTIKSYPDLKMVILIATPKTINNEALLIRIYEEVLSITKNMYLTKKITNQTDFEDFVYLLNEEMRD
- a CDS encoding SDR family oxidoreductase, with protein sequence MSNWLEIENKVIIVTGGSSGIGNVIVKELLDNGAVVYNADIKGNDLSHKNYHFIQTDVTNKENVSETVKDVIQNEKKIDVLVNNAGINLPRLLTDSKKEKPEYEINEKDLDLMFAVNLKGPIWFSQSVAEHFIENNSGTIINVSSEAGQEGSEGQSLYSGTKAALIGLTRSWAKELGKFNINVVAIAPGIIEETGLRTSEYENALAYCRNTTVEKLNGDYSKSIPLRRVGKLTDIADLVCYLSSNKSSYITGTTINISGGKSRG
- a CDS encoding mechanosensitive ion channel family protein, with protein sequence MDEQIKHFIKTLFKNIESSVNDPSNLSHKIIFTVLIIVVSIWLHLIIQRFLKTYASDLKIYRFLRRSIKNIIIVGAIILLSATWINAMNSLMVIVLLFAALVIFSVKKLAVELVAWVLLLNKRLFRLYDRVEIDGHIGDVIKISPLHFKLAERAAGLSTESPTGKVINIPNHILLEKTLTNYANLTQINWHEVDYHLTVDSDWQTAKRICDKVLADYVEEFKGGYSPKELSEIKAEISLFDGSLEAKTKLLVEDNMIVISCYFPAYYTDGSTVKSDLNEKILPYLTRDNNIELIGEKLRLDIVEWPKEK
- a CDS encoding dynamin family protein, whose product is MEEYKEKYIENKNEITSAIEVILEYIKQSKSDLKLGENISEIEKIKEAFSMKDFKIVVTGNNGVGKSTFINTLVNQNILPIKPTKVLTYIKHSDLIHGFEVTKLYLKNKEIITIDNDKLNRLSENDLSEVEYLEIFLDSNFLKEDVVIVDTPSIMTLSKVQEENIDTQIKEAAAHIFLCSADHAGCTAEVDFIQDKEQYLNKTLFVVNKMDLIHPEEEEEIIDAMIMNFDLKTTEHLFLMSIHNDDNPMIAIKQQLEQVIFEDDKLQKEIAEAYKTINRHYALLMKENLLKTNEELENDAFFKKIDDDMNALFKKMRNNLK